A window of Cohnella herbarum contains these coding sequences:
- a CDS encoding DegV family protein: MASVVLVTDSTADIPVEIREKLGISMVPLKVNFGDDSYLDNITLQPAQFYEKLTSFGGLATTSQPSPADFYEVYKKLTDDGHSVISIQLSAALSGTYQSATIAKSMLDEGADVTIIDSKSASFGYGKLVVTAAEMALAGASKEEIIEKVNWMRSELRLYFLVDTLEYLGKGGRIGKASAVLGSLLNIKPILSIDAEGTVFPFDKARGQKRAMARIAEVLEADFKDKPVNLTIASTPGHVAGVSEMTELIKQRLNVQVYQETEIGPVIGTHAGPGTIGLFVFPLSKS; this comes from the coding sequence ATGGCATCTGTTGTTCTGGTGACGGATAGTACGGCGGATATTCCGGTCGAAATTCGGGAGAAGCTTGGCATATCGATGGTGCCGCTTAAAGTTAACTTCGGGGATGACAGTTATTTGGACAACATCACGTTGCAGCCGGCGCAATTTTATGAGAAATTAACGTCGTTCGGAGGTCTCGCGACGACTTCGCAGCCTTCCCCGGCGGATTTCTACGAAGTGTACAAAAAGCTGACGGACGATGGCCACTCGGTTATCTCGATCCAATTGTCGGCCGCGCTGAGCGGAACCTATCAATCCGCGACGATCGCGAAATCGATGCTTGACGAAGGCGCCGACGTTACGATCATCGACTCTAAATCCGCATCTTTCGGATATGGGAAATTGGTCGTTACCGCAGCCGAGATGGCGCTTGCCGGAGCTTCCAAAGAAGAAATCATCGAGAAAGTCAATTGGATGCGTTCGGAACTGCGGCTCTATTTTCTCGTAGACACATTGGAGTATTTAGGAAAAGGCGGACGTATCGGCAAAGCTTCGGCGGTTCTGGGTTCGCTTCTAAATATTAAACCGATCTTATCCATAGATGCTGAAGGAACGGTATTCCCATTCGATAAAGCAAGAGGGCAGAAACGGGCGATGGCTCGAATCGCCGAAGTGTTGGAAGCCGATTTCAAGGACAAACCGGTCAATCTAACGATTGCCTCGACCCCGGGGCACGTAGCCGGCGTTTCCGAAATGACCGAACTTATTAAACAACGGTTGAACGTTCAAGTGTACCAAGAAACGGAAATCGGGCCGGTTATCGGCACGCATGCGGGTCCGGGTACGATCGGATTGTTCGTGTTCCCGTTAAGCAAATCATAG
- a CDS encoding DAK2 domain-containing protein: protein MSKRFLNGNEWAAMILVGAERLTRNVDRVNALNVFPVPDGDTGTNMNLTMTAGVAELKNKPSEEVGRAAEVLSKGLLMGARGNSGVILSQLFRGFARAISGQRELTVPLFANALQQGVDTAYKAVVKPVEGTILTVAREAARHGLNAVRRTSDLKEWMLEVHAKSLETLARTQDMLPVLKQVGVVDSGGQGLVYLYEGFVDYLSDGNFESSVEQESYARPVPPVQQVAAAPAVRIAGAPNAAAQSKIATESIAFPYDMEFFIQRVTTSSPFPEQTFRKALERDGDSIILIEDEGIVKVHVHSRRPGDVMNLALTYGEITHIHILNMQEQHRELLAQQPETKERGLPLVNSDEPAYGTPVVDYALPGVVNLPSVTASPESEMNPDVYEMASYGVVAVSVGEGNAELFRSLGVDIVLSGGQSMNPSTEDLLGAITSLSAHHIIVLPNNPNIIMAAKQAAELSERPVTVLPTRTLPQGMAAMLAFQENDSEASNVDRMTKAYERVISGSVTQAVRDTDMDGIAIKEGHYIGIKDKTIVASASSLIEACQSLLSELIVSGGEILTILTGEDADEEHTEELEQWLAEQYPDAEVEVHEGGQPLYPYLFAVEP, encoded by the coding sequence TTGAGTAAGCGCTTCTTGAACGGTAACGAATGGGCGGCCATGATTCTGGTCGGGGCGGAGCGGTTAACCCGCAACGTAGACCGGGTGAATGCCTTGAACGTGTTTCCCGTGCCGGACGGCGATACGGGAACGAATATGAACTTAACGATGACGGCCGGAGTGGCCGAATTAAAAAATAAACCATCCGAGGAAGTCGGACGCGCGGCGGAAGTTCTGTCGAAGGGACTTCTGATGGGCGCGCGGGGCAATTCGGGAGTCATCTTGTCCCAATTGTTCCGTGGATTCGCGCGGGCCATTTCCGGCCAGCGCGAGCTCACGGTGCCTCTGTTCGCCAACGCTCTGCAACAGGGAGTTGATACCGCTTACAAAGCGGTCGTTAAACCTGTCGAAGGGACGATTCTGACCGTTGCGCGCGAAGCCGCGCGTCATGGTCTCAACGCGGTGCGTCGCACGTCCGATCTTAAAGAATGGATGCTTGAAGTTCATGCCAAGTCATTGGAGACTTTAGCGAGAACGCAAGATATGCTGCCGGTATTAAAGCAAGTCGGCGTCGTCGATTCGGGCGGGCAAGGACTTGTTTATTTGTACGAGGGTTTCGTGGACTATTTAAGCGACGGGAATTTCGAATCTTCCGTCGAGCAGGAATCTTACGCTAGGCCGGTTCCGCCTGTTCAACAGGTTGCAGCCGCGCCAGCAGTCCGAATAGCCGGAGCCCCGAACGCGGCTGCGCAATCGAAGATCGCTACGGAGAGCATCGCTTTCCCTTACGATATGGAGTTCTTCATCCAGCGGGTGACGACGAGCTCGCCTTTCCCGGAACAAACTTTCCGCAAGGCTTTGGAACGGGACGGAGATTCGATCATTCTCATCGAGGACGAAGGGATCGTGAAAGTTCACGTTCATTCCAGGCGGCCGGGAGACGTCATGAATTTAGCGCTGACGTATGGCGAAATTACCCATATTCATATTCTTAACATGCAAGAGCAGCATCGCGAGCTTCTGGCGCAACAACCGGAAACGAAGGAAAGAGGCTTGCCTTTAGTGAACTCGGATGAACCTGCTTACGGTACGCCTGTCGTCGATTACGCTTTGCCGGGCGTCGTTAACCTGCCTTCCGTAACGGCTTCTCCCGAGAGCGAAATGAATCCGGACGTATACGAGATGGCTTCCTACGGCGTCGTAGCCGTAAGCGTCGGGGAAGGGAATGCGGAACTGTTCAGAAGCCTCGGCGTAGATATCGTGCTTTCCGGCGGACAGAGCATGAACCCGAGCACGGAAGATTTGCTTGGCGCGATCACCTCCCTATCCGCCCATCACATTATCGTGCTGCCGAATAATCCGAATATTATTATGGCTGCCAAGCAAGCCGCGGAGCTGTCGGAACGTCCCGTAACGGTGCTCCCAACTCGGACGTTGCCGCAAGGGATGGCCGCGATGTTGGCCTTCCAAGAGAACGATTCCGAAGCTTCGAACGTTGACCGGATGACTAAAGCCTACGAGCGCGTGATTAGCGGTTCCGTGACCCAGGCGGTCAGAGATACCGACATGGATGGCATTGCGATTAAAGAAGGCCATTATATCGGCATCAAAGACAAAACGATCGTAGCTTCGGCATCGTCGCTAATCGAGGCATGTCAGTCTCTCTTAAGCGAGTTGATCGTATCGGGCGGAGAAATCTTAACGATTCTGACCGGAGAAGACGCCGACGAAGAACATACGGAAGAGCTGGAACAATGGCTCGCCGAGCAATATCCCGACGCGGAAGTCGAGGTGCACGAAGGCGGACAGCCATTGTATCCTTACTTGTTCGCTGTAGAACCGTAA
- a CDS encoding Asp23/Gls24 family envelope stress response protein encodes MPLQLVSENGKIDVADQVIAVIAGSAALDCYGLVGMASRKGLKDGIAELLGRENLSRGVEVRHEGELVHLDLYVIVSYGTKISEVAHNIQSKVKYVLEEVVGLKVDLVNVNVQGVRVLK; translated from the coding sequence ATGCCTCTGCAGCTTGTCTCGGAGAACGGAAAAATTGATGTCGCTGATCAAGTCATCGCTGTAATCGCCGGTTCTGCGGCATTGGATTGTTATGGACTCGTTGGAATGGCTTCTCGTAAAGGATTGAAGGACGGAATCGCCGAGCTGCTAGGTCGCGAGAACTTGTCTCGGGGCGTGGAAGTGCGCCATGAAGGCGAGCTCGTTCATCTCGATCTTTATGTCATCGTAAGTTACGGAACCAAGATTTCCGAGGTGGCACATAACATTCAATCTAAAGTAAAGTACGTCTTAGAAGAGGTCGTCGGATTAAAAGTCGATCTGGTGAACGTGAATGTTCAAGGAGTGCGAGTATTGAAGTAG
- the rpmB gene encoding 50S ribosomal protein L28, translated as MARKCYITGKKPGSGNNKSHANNTTRRSWGVNVQKVRILVNGKPKRVYVSARALKSGAVTRV; from the coding sequence GTGGCTCGTAAATGTTATATCACAGGGAAAAAACCAGGTTCCGGTAACAACAAATCTCACGCGAATAACACTACCCGCCGTTCTTGGGGGGTTAACGTACAAAAAGTGCGCATTCTGGTGAACGGTAAACCTAAACGTGTATACGTAAGCGCACGTGCTTTGAAATCCGGAGCAGTAACTCGCGTATAA
- the spoVM gene encoding stage V sporulation protein SpoVM, producing the protein MKFYTIKLPKFLGGFVKAILNTFHKN; encoded by the coding sequence ATGAAGTTTTACACCATCAAGCTGCCGAAATTTTTGGGTGGCTTCGTCAAAGCGATTCTCAACACTTTTCACAAAAATTGA
- the rpe gene encoding ribulose-phosphate 3-epimerase: MTIIAPSILASDFAALGDEVRSIEAAGADWVHIDIMDGHFVPNLTFGPPIVSMIRPVTKLFFDAHLMVENPQSLFPALAAAGADRITVHPEACVHLHRTLSEIRGLGMKAGVALNPHTPLSVLEYILDEIDLVLIMTINPGFGGQSFLPSMLPKLRQLREMLVRHGRQDIYIQVDGGINAETAVQVKEAGANSLVAGTYIFNHEDREAAIASLR, from the coding sequence ATGACAATCATCGCACCCTCAATCCTTGCTTCCGATTTTGCCGCGCTGGGGGACGAAGTCCGCAGCATTGAAGCCGCGGGAGCGGATTGGGTTCATATCGATATTATGGATGGACATTTCGTGCCGAATCTGACATTCGGACCGCCAATCGTGTCTATGATCCGTCCGGTTACGAAATTGTTCTTCGACGCGCATCTGATGGTCGAGAATCCGCAATCGTTGTTTCCGGCATTGGCAGCGGCCGGAGCGGACCGGATTACCGTGCACCCGGAAGCTTGCGTTCATCTCCACCGGACCCTCTCGGAAATCCGCGGACTCGGAATGAAGGCCGGTGTCGCCTTAAACCCGCACACGCCATTATCCGTACTTGAATATATATTAGATGAAATCGATCTCGTACTCATTATGACGATCAATCCAGGCTTTGGAGGCCAATCGTTCCTGCCTTCCATGCTGCCTAAGCTTCGCCAGCTTCGCGAGATGCTGGTACGGCACGGCCGCCAGGATATTTACATTCAAGTAGACGGAGGCATCAATGCGGAAACCGCCGTTCAAGTGAAGGAAGCGGGAGCCAATTCCTTGGTGGCGGGCACCTATATTTTCAATCATGAGGATCGGGAAGCCGCAATCGCTTCCTTGCGATAA
- the rsgA gene encoding ribosome small subunit-dependent GTPase A → MPEGLIVKALSGYYYVQNFDGGQPVQCRGRGIFKKRGQSPLVGDRVVYSDTENGEGTVEEILARKSELIRPQIANADLAILVFSVVRPEISLVLLDKFLVHTEHARMDAVIVLTKLDRIPDGEEGVRIHRDIENARKLYSSIGYQVLLTSAHQGEGMEELRSALAGHINMLAGQSGVGKSSLVNALVPGLKLETNEISDKLGRGKHTTRHVELVPIAGGGYMADTPGFSQLDFAELGIDEIGSCFREFAELSSGCKFRGCTHTHEPRCAVIQAKEEGSVATSRYDNYVNFMTEWKETKRRY, encoded by the coding sequence ATGCCCGAGGGCTTAATCGTAAAAGCTTTAAGCGGTTATTATTACGTGCAAAATTTCGACGGCGGACAGCCGGTGCAATGCCGAGGAAGAGGAATCTTCAAGAAACGGGGACAATCCCCGTTAGTCGGGGATCGCGTCGTATACAGCGACACGGAGAACGGTGAAGGGACGGTCGAGGAAATATTGGCTCGCAAGTCCGAGTTGATCCGTCCGCAGATCGCGAACGCCGACTTGGCGATTCTTGTTTTCTCCGTCGTGCGTCCGGAAATCAGCCTCGTATTGCTCGATAAGTTTCTCGTGCACACCGAGCATGCAAGGATGGATGCCGTCATCGTGCTCACGAAGCTGGATCGGATTCCCGATGGAGAAGAAGGCGTTCGTATCCATCGGGATATCGAGAATGCACGCAAGCTATATTCGTCCATCGGATATCAAGTGCTGTTGACTAGCGCGCACCAGGGCGAAGGGATGGAAGAGCTGCGTTCGGCGCTCGCCGGCCATATTAATATGCTCGCCGGACAATCGGGCGTCGGCAAATCTTCTCTCGTTAACGCGCTCGTACCTGGCCTTAAGCTTGAGACGAACGAGATCAGCGACAAGCTTGGCCGGGGGAAGCATACGACCAGGCATGTCGAGCTCGTTCCGATTGCCGGAGGCGGATATATGGCGGATACGCCGGGATTTAGCCAACTTGATTTCGCGGAACTCGGCATCGACGAGATCGGCTCCTGTTTTCGCGAATTCGCGGAGCTATCTTCCGGATGCAAATTCCGTGGTTGCACCCATACGCACGAACCTCGCTGCGCCGTTATTCAAGCTAAGGAGGAAGGATCCGTCGCAACGAGCAGATACGACAACTACGTTAACTTCATGACGGAATGGAAAGAAACAAAGCGGAGGTATTAA